The genomic window CATCTTTGTCTTTTCTTTTAGAATTTCCGAATACTCGGCAATTCTAACACTATCAGAAAAAGACAATTTCCCTTTTCTAATGTATTCAAGGCTATTGTTATCTAACGAAGTCTTGAAATAAACGGCCTCTGACAGCCGTAAACTATCTGCTTTACTGAGATTACCTCGGCGTTCGTAATCCAAGGTACCATTATTTAGCCTGTAATGAACAGATACTGGTGCCGGAGATACTGGTGTGGGTCTAGTGCTGCAACCGTTTAAAACCAAAAAAATAAATAGGGCAAATAAAGTTCCTTTCATGCATTTCATGATGTCCTCCTTTTTTTGTTTAATTTAAAGAAATTTTATTTTATTATTTATATGATAGCTGATTTTTTAAATTTGTCAATATTCCTTTTTAATTTTTAATCTATATTTTTGATTTTTGAGATTTAATTTTTTAAATAATGGGGATGGTGGGAGTTGAACCCACATGGACTCGCGTCCAGAGGTTTTTGAGACCTCCTTGTCTACCATTCCAACACATCCCCGAAAATCAAATCCAAAATTCCATTTTTGCCTTATAAATTACACCTGTTATTTAATTTTACTTATTTTTTCGCCTCTTGTCAACAACGTTTTTAAGAATATAATAAAAAAATGCCTATAATTTCAGTGGTAAATCAAAAAGGGGGTACCGGGAAAACGACCACCGTGATTAATTTAAGTTCTTATTTGGCTTTAATTGGCCAAAAGATTTTAGTGGTTGATTTTGATCCTCAGGCAAACGCTTCTTCTGGTTTAGGGGTAGTTGAGGGAAAGGGAATTTATGAAGTTATTAGCGGGGTATCTGACGCTTCATCAGCAATGCGTCAAATTAAAAAAAATTTATATCTTATTCCCGCCACTCCTGATTTAAGCGGAGCCAATGTGGAATTAGCCAATACAGAAAATAAAGAAAAAATCCTTTTTCAACATTTATCTCCTTTATCATCTCAATTTGATATTATCTTTATTGATACTCCGCCATCAATGGGGAT from Parcubacteria group bacterium ADurb.Bin159 includes these protein-coding regions:
- the soj gene encoding Chromosome-partitioning ATPase Soj, which codes for MPIISVVNQKGGTGKTTTVINLSSYLALIGQKILVVDFDPQANASSGLGVVEGKGIYEVISGVSDASSAMRQIKKNLYLIPATPDLSGANVELANTENKEKILFQHLSPLSSQFDIIFIDTPPSMGILTINSLMASTSVVIPIQAEYFALEGLGQLMNTVNLVKKNLGANLSVLGAVITMYDERSRLPKEILENLYQNFPYRIFRTVIPRNISLAEAPSFGHSIFDYAPNSKGANAYRRLGEELIFYLNTLD